The sequence GCGTTCCCCTGCCTGCTCAGGTGTCGTCCTCGGAAGGTCCGCCCTACTGGGGGAAGTGCTTGCGCACGGTGTGCAGCGCCGCCAGCCAGAGGCGGGCCTCGTTGCGCGTGAGGCGGGAGCGGCGCAGGGGCGCCACCAGGTCGCGCACCGCCGTGCGCCCGGGCTGCTCATCCACGAGGAAGCCCCCCGTGGTCAGCAGCGCCTCCAGCGTGGACTCCACGCGGGCCAGCTCCGCGTCCGTGGCGGCCAGGGGCAGGGGGCCTGGGGGCGGCGCGGTGTCCGCGAGGTGGGCCATGCGGACCTCGTAGGCGTAGAGCAGCACCGCCTGCGCCAGGTTGATGGAGGGCTGCTCCGGCGCGGTGGGCACCGCGGACAGGTCATGGCAGCGCTCCACCTCCGCGTTGGTGAGCCCGCTGCGCTCGTCGCCGAAGACGAGCGCCACCGGCCCCTGCTTCGCCCGCGCCACCAGCTCCTCGCCCACGGCCCGGGGCGACAGCCGGCGCTTGCCCTCCACCTTCCGGGAGCTGGTGCCCACCACCCAGACGCAGTCGGACACGGCCGCGTCCAGCGTGTCCGGCCGCTTCACCCCACCCAGCACGTCCTCCGCGTGCACGGCCAGCCGGTGGGCCGGGCCCAGGTCCTCGACCTCCGGCGTCACCCAGGCCCAGTCGGACAGGCCGCAGTTCTTCAGGGCGCGGGCGGCGGCGCCCAGGTTCTCCGCGTTGCGCGGGCGCATGAGGACGAATCGGACGGGCAGCACCATGGCCGCGCACCCTAAGCCGTCGGACACGCGGTCTGTCCACCTGGATGAGAAGGTGAGAACGGTGCGGCTCCCCCCGCCGGAGGCGCCAGGCCCGAACTGGTCCGACAGTCGGACCAGTTGGGACCGGACCGGCCCGGCAGGGGCGCACCTCCGTGTCCCGGCCAGGGACCCCAGTTGACCGCCGAGGCGTCTCACCGCCAGTCTTCACGTCGAAATCCCGCGTCCCGAGCGCGTCCGGAGGCCACCCGCGAGTGTGGCTGCCCGGACACCCTGTGGGCCCGCGGACGCGCACGGGGGAGCGCCGGCACGTGGTCGCCGGGCCGCACTTTCCGTGCGCCTCCGAGGCGTCCCATGCGCGGCACGCGGCATGAAATCGGTTCCGCCGCCACCCCCTGGAGGAAACATGTCCCCGCAGTCCGCAGTCCCGCCGAAGGCAGCGCGCGCCCCCCGTGCCCGCTGGCTGCTGCCGGCGTTGCTCGTGGGCGCGCTCGTCGCCGGCTGCAAGCAGGAGCCCGCGAAGACGCCGCCCGCCACCCCCGCGTCCGCCATGGCGCCTGATGCCGGCGCAACGTCCTCGTCCACGCCCGCGCCGGTGCAGGCCTCGAAGCTCACGCCCGTCATCCACGAGCTGGCCAGCGAGAACGCCCTGCCCACGGGTGTCGTCATCGAGTTCGCGCTGCCGGTGCGCCCGCGCTACGAGCAGATCGACGGCAGCGTCGTCACGCTGTCGCCGGAGGTCCCGGGCAGCCTGCGGTGGACGGGCCCCTCGTCGCTGCTCTTCACCCCCACCTCGGGCTTCGCGGCCGGCACGACGTACACCGTGTCCGTGGACGCGGTGAACACCGACGCGGGCGTCATCAAGCCGCCGAACGCGCGGGAGTGGCGCTACAACTTCACGACCTACGCCTTCAAGTTCGCCCAGCTCTACCCCACGCGCATCGACCTGCCGAAGGGCCGCGTGGAGGCGAACGTGGACTTCTCCGGCCCGGTGGACCTGGCCGCTGTGCGCTCCCGCGCCAGCTTCCGCGTGGGCGACACCGCCATCAGCGACGTGAAGTGGAGCACGCGCGCGGACGTGCGCAACTCCCTCTCCGTGGTGCTCACCCACCCGAAGCTCAAGCCCGGCGCGACGGTGCAGTTCTCCCTGCGTGAGGGCCTGACGGCCGCGGGGGGCGCCTCCACCGTGCAGGCGCCCGCGGCCACGTCCAGCTTCCCGCTGAATGGCGGCAAGCGCATGGACATCACCTTCGTGAACCTCCAGGAGGGGACCAACGGCTTCTTCTTCGAGGTGAGCTGCCGCGACGTGGAGTCGGACGCTCCGGCCAGCCCCACCGACGAGCAGTGGGACTCGTACTACTACGACGACGACAACAAGGGCTGCTCGCTCAACGAAGCGGTGGCGGCGGAGGCCATCCGCTTCAAGCCGAAGGTGAAGTTCACCGTGGCCCCTTCGCGGCGAGGCTTCCGCATCTTCGGTGACTTCAAGCGCGGCCCGCACACGCTCTCCATCGCGGAGGGCACGCTGTCCGTGGGCGGCGGCACGCTCATGGGCGCCTGGTCGCGCGGCTTCTCCGTGCCCGCGCGCCAGCCCCAGGTGCGCTTCAACGCCAACGGCCGCTACCTGCCGCGCAGCGCGTGGCGCAACCTGCCCCTGCAGCACCTCAACGTGGAGGAGGTGACGCTCACGGTGCGCAACGTGCCGCCGGAGAACCTCGTCTTCTGGATGGGCAGTGACTACTCGGAGACCGCGGACGAGCGCACGAGCAACGTGCTGGTGCGCAAGGCGGTGCCGCTCAAGTCGACGCCGGACTCGCTGCTCACCACGTACATCGACGTGGCGTCGCTGGTGCCCGCCAGCACGCGCGGCCTGGTGGAAATCACGGCCGAGCGCGGCGACTACAAGGCCGCCGCCCGCATCCTGCTCACGGATTTGAGCCTCGTGGCCAAGCGCGGCGGTCCCGCCGTGGGCTCCCAGGACTCCGGCGAGGTGTGGGTCTGGGCCCTGGGCCTGGAGAGCACGGAGCCCCTGTCCGGCGTGGAGGTGTCGCTGGTGAAGAAGAGCGGCCAGACCGTGGCCCGCTGCACCACGCAGGGCGAGGCGGGCTGCAACCTCAAGGTGCCCCCGCCCGGCGTGGACGAAAGCGCGCCGTTCGCGCTGGTGGCGCGCAAGGGCGACGAGCTGACGTACCTCAAGTACGAGGAGCTGAAGACGGAGATCGCCAACTCGGACGTGCAGGGCGAGCCGTACCGCGCCGAGCAGCCGTACCGCGCCTCCATCTGGTCCGACCGCGGCGTGTACCGCCCCGGTGACACCGCGCACGTGGCCGCGGTGCTGCGCGGCCAGGACAACCTGGCGCCGCCCGCGGGCATGCCGGTGGAGGTGCGCGTCATCGACCCGCGCGAGCGGGAAATCCGCAAGGTGACGCTGAAGACGAACGCGGCGGGGCTCGTGTCGTTCGACCAGGCCTTCGCGGCGTTCCAGGACACGGGCCACTACTGGGTGCGCCTCAAGGTGGCGGACCGCGACCTGGCCTCCTACGCGGTGAACGTGGAGGAGTTCGTCCCGGAGCGCATGAAGGTGACGGCCAGCACCACCGCGCCGGGCTACGTGCAGGGCAAGGAGATCCCCGTGGGCGTGGAGGCCGCGTACCTCTTCGGCGGCTCCGCGGAAGGCAGCCCGGTGGAGATGACGTGCCGCCTGGAGTCCGTGGCCTTCAAGCCCAAGCAGAACGCCCAGT is a genomic window of Corallococcus macrosporus containing:
- a CDS encoding RNA methyltransferase, translated to MVLPVRFVLMRPRNAENLGAAARALKNCGLSDWAWVTPEVEDLGPAHRLAVHAEDVLGGVKRPDTLDAAVSDCVWVVGTSSRKVEGKRRLSPRAVGEELVARAKQGPVALVFGDERSGLTNAEVERCHDLSAVPTAPEQPSINLAQAVLLYAYEVRMAHLADTAPPPGPLPLAATDAELARVESTLEALLTTGGFLVDEQPGRTAVRDLVAPLRRSRLTRNEARLWLAALHTVRKHFPQ
- a CDS encoding Ig-like domain-containing protein; translated protein: MSPQSAVPPKAARAPRARWLLPALLVGALVAGCKQEPAKTPPATPASAMAPDAGATSSSTPAPVQASKLTPVIHELASENALPTGVVIEFALPVRPRYEQIDGSVVTLSPEVPGSLRWTGPSSLLFTPTSGFAAGTTYTVSVDAVNTDAGVIKPPNAREWRYNFTTYAFKFAQLYPTRIDLPKGRVEANVDFSGPVDLAAVRSRASFRVGDTAISDVKWSTRADVRNSLSVVLTHPKLKPGATVQFSLREGLTAAGGASTVQAPAATSSFPLNGGKRMDITFVNLQEGTNGFFFEVSCRDVESDAPASPTDEQWDSYYYDDDNKGCSLNEAVAAEAIRFKPKVKFTVAPSRRGFRIFGDFKRGPHTLSIAEGTLSVGGGTLMGAWSRGFSVPARQPQVRFNANGRYLPRSAWRNLPLQHLNVEEVTLTVRNVPPENLVFWMGSDYSETADERTSNVLVRKAVPLKSTPDSLLTTYIDVASLVPASTRGLVEITAERGDYKAAARILLTDLSLVAKRGGPAVGSQDSGEVWVWALGLESTEPLSGVEVSLVKKSGQTVARCTTQGEAGCNLKVPPPGVDESAPFALVARKGDELTYLKYEELKTEIANSDVQGEPYRAEQPYRASIWSDRGVYRPGDTAHVAAVLRGQDNLAPPAGMPVEVRVIDPREREIRKVTLKTNAAGLVSFDQAFAAFQDTGHYWVRLKVADRDLASYAVNVEEFVPERMKVTASTTAPGYVQGKEIPVGVEAAYLFGGSAEGSPVEMTCRLESVAFKPKQNAQ